Proteins from a single region of bacterium:
- a CDS encoding DUF456 domain-containing protein — MEFEAATWALFALSAVLVGVGLAGMMLPVIPGAPVLLAGLVIAAWAEDFAYVGYGTLTVLGLLVLLTYAVDLAAGAFGARRFGATQRGMVGAALGALIGLFFGIPGILLGPFVGAVLGELSGRRRLDEAGRAGMGASFGLVLGAAAKLALAFSMLGIFAAARILGAL; from the coding sequence ATGGAATTCGAAGCCGCCACCTGGGCGCTCTTCGCTCTCTCTGCAGTGCTGGTGGGGGTGGGCCTGGCGGGCATGATGTTGCCCGTCATTCCCGGAGCACCTGTGCTGCTGGCTGGGCTGGTGATTGCGGCATGGGCCGAAGATTTCGCCTACGTGGGCTACGGGACGTTGACCGTGCTCGGCTTGCTCGTGCTTCTCACCTACGCGGTCGATTTGGCGGCGGGCGCCTTCGGCGCTCGGCGCTTCGGCGCGACGCAGCGTGGAATGGTAGGTGCGGCACTAGGTGCCTTGATCGGGCTCTTCTTCGGTATTCCGGGTATTCTGCTCGGGCCGTTCGTCGGCGCCGTATTGGGCGAGCTTTCGGGTCGGCGCCGCCTGGACGAAGCAGGGCGTGCCGGGATGGGCGCTTCCTTCGGGCTCGTCCTTGGAGCTGCTGCCAAGCTTGCCCTGGCGTTCTCGATGCTCGGCATCTTTGCAGCCGCTCGCATCCTGGGTGCTCTGTAG
- a CDS encoding MOSC domain-containing protein, translating to MAEVRIESLNLGGVEAVRFADGGEIQSAIRKRPQAQPVALTLAGLPGDQVHHHGHGGPNRALHVYPIEHYPVFEEIASHSLPIPCFGENITLRGMTEAQVRVGDVWQIGTAHLQVTMPTERCAHPGRLAGAPLIMKRVVRDALCGWYLRVLEPGEIQVGDEISRVEVGQDDVSLVDLHIWMRDHAGDLEILERVQAMHALAPEWKERMGVLHARRRRA from the coding sequence GTGGCTGAGGTGCGCATCGAATCGCTGAACCTCGGTGGTGTCGAGGCCGTGCGTTTCGCCGATGGTGGGGAAATCCAGAGCGCCATCCGCAAGCGCCCGCAGGCGCAGCCCGTTGCTCTTACGCTGGCGGGCCTGCCTGGCGATCAGGTGCACCATCACGGCCACGGAGGCCCGAACCGTGCGCTCCACGTCTACCCCATCGAGCACTACCCGGTGTTCGAGGAGATCGCGAGCCATTCCCTGCCCATTCCTTGTTTCGGCGAGAACATCACGCTTCGGGGAATGACCGAGGCGCAGGTTCGGGTCGGAGACGTATGGCAGATCGGTACCGCGCATCTCCAGGTGACGATGCCGACCGAGCGTTGTGCACACCCCGGGCGACTGGCTGGCGCGCCACTCATCATGAAGCGGGTCGTGCGCGATGCGCTCTGTGGATGGTACCTGCGCGTACTCGAACCCGGAGAGATCCAGGTCGGGGATGAAATCTCGCGCGTGGAGGTTGGCCAGGATGACGTGAGCCTCGTCGATCTCCATATCTGGATGCGCGACCACGCCGGGGATCTGGAGATCCTGGAACGGGTGCAGGCAATGCACGCGTTGGCGCCGGAGTGGAAAGAACGCATGGGCGTGCTCCACGCACGCCGCCGGCGAGCGTAG
- a CDS encoding bleomycin resistance protein, translating into MTIRGPLDHMDLSIRDPERSIPFYETFFTSLGYERLRIEHPGFAGERPERAAWATRMPGGAWFGIEVRPASGESRGQLHDRYAPGLHHMAFHADSRECVDGVFQAMHEMGATILDPPVDYSGQAGYSEGYYAVFFADPDGMKLEVVYAPRTNPA; encoded by the coding sequence ATGACGATCCGCGGGCCGCTCGATCACATGGATCTCTCGATTCGCGATCCAGAGCGCTCGATTCCGTTCTACGAAACGTTCTTCACCAGCCTTGGCTACGAGCGGCTTCGGATCGAGCATCCGGGTTTCGCCGGTGAGCGACCCGAGCGCGCCGCGTGGGCAACGCGAATGCCCGGCGGTGCGTGGTTCGGTATCGAGGTCCGGCCCGCCAGCGGCGAGAGCCGAGGCCAGCTTCATGATCGCTATGCGCCGGGCTTGCATCACATGGCATTCCACGCGGATTCGCGGGAGTGCGTGGACGGGGTCTTCCAGGCGATGCATGAGATGGGCGCAACCATCCTGGATCCGCCGGTCGACTACTCCGGCCAGGCGGGTTACAGCGAGGGCTACTACGCCGTCTTCTTTGCCGACCCAGACGGCATGAAGCTGGAAGTCGTCTACGCTCCACGGACCAATCCAGCATGA
- a CDS encoding phage holin family protein, with product MGFLIRMAITAFGLWLAARLVPGIQITPDATLALAALLLGFVNAFVRPIAIFLTFPITLVTLGLFLWVVNAGMLGLVAWMLQDFQIASLGAALIGSLVVSLTSWIGSSFIGSSGRYEVMVVRRG from the coding sequence ATGGGATTCTTGATTCGAATGGCGATCACGGCCTTCGGCCTGTGGCTGGCTGCGCGTCTCGTTCCGGGCATCCAGATCACGCCTGACGCCACGCTTGCCCTGGCGGCCCTCCTGTTGGGTTTCGTGAATGCCTTCGTCCGGCCAATCGCCATCTTCCTGACCTTCCCGATCACCCTGGTGACGCTTGGTCTGTTCCTGTGGGTGGTGAACGCCGGAATGCTCGGGCTGGTGGCGTGGATGCTCCAGGATTTCCAGATCGCGAGTCTGGGAGCCGCATTGATCGGCTCCCTGGTCGTAAGCTTGACGAGCTGGATCGGTTCTTCTTTCATCGGCTCGAGCGGGCGTTACGAAGTGATGGTCGTTCGTCGGGGCTGA
- a CDS encoding GNAT family N-acetyltransferase, whose amino-acid sequence MSGPPTIETLQLELRAYRPSDAEPLFQIQRDPDAMRYTWCAPSLAEAQQRLEAYAAGFAKDGFAPWTALSRQEDRVVGWGGLNRDPMDPGWGVEVSYFVAPHAWGKGYASEIVAASLALAFGELGLPMVDAFAMPANHASLRVLEKAGFRLVGFVPELDRNRYRIRAA is encoded by the coding sequence GTGAGCGGACCGCCTACCATCGAAACGCTCCAGCTCGAGCTGCGCGCCTATCGGCCGAGCGACGCGGAGCCGTTGTTCCAGATTCAGCGAGATCCCGATGCCATGCGATACACCTGGTGCGCGCCGAGCCTGGCGGAGGCCCAGCAGCGGCTCGAGGCCTACGCGGCGGGTTTTGCCAAGGATGGTTTCGCCCCGTGGACAGCGCTCTCCCGCCAGGAAGATCGGGTGGTCGGCTGGGGCGGACTCAATCGGGATCCAATGGATCCTGGCTGGGGCGTCGAGGTGAGCTACTTCGTAGCGCCTCACGCCTGGGGCAAGGGCTACGCCAGCGAGATCGTGGCAGCCTCCCTGGCCCTCGCATTCGGAGAGCTCGGCCTGCCGATGGTCGATGCCTTCGCGATGCCCGCGAATCATGCCTCGCTGCGGGTGCTCGAAAAGGCGGGCTTCCGGCTGGTAGGCTTCGTGCCTGAACTCGACCGCAATCGGTACCGTATCCGGGCTGCTTGA
- a CDS encoding methylated-DNA--[protein]-cysteine S-methyltransferase: protein MEPSLRYATLDTELGKLLLVATARGVCLVRFGKSRTELLQQMQQEFPSATYREAEDELEPWTRILRETLGGRAPATAIPLDVRGSRFQHRVWQALCDIPTGETRSYQELARMLGTPGGARAVGRACATNPVPLLVPCHRVVGADGSPGGYLGGPTRKRWLLERENPRTAGDRRPPLEKGRPHPAGSAPVAP, encoded by the coding sequence ATGGAACCCTCTCTTCGCTATGCAACCTTGGACACTGAACTCGGCAAGCTCTTGCTCGTCGCCACCGCGCGCGGCGTATGTCTGGTTCGCTTCGGGAAGTCGCGCACCGAACTCCTCCAGCAGATGCAGCAGGAGTTCCCTTCCGCCACCTATCGCGAAGCCGAAGACGAACTCGAGCCCTGGACACGGATCCTGCGTGAAACCCTCGGCGGCCGCGCACCGGCCACCGCGATCCCGCTCGACGTCCGCGGCAGCCGCTTCCAGCACCGCGTGTGGCAGGCCCTCTGCGACATCCCGACGGGCGAGACACGCAGTTACCAGGAACTCGCCCGAATGCTGGGAACACCGGGCGGCGCTCGGGCCGTGGGGCGGGCTTGCGCCACGAATCCGGTGCCCCTGCTGGTTCCCTGCCATCGGGTGGTGGGCGCCGATGGCTCGCCAGGAGGCTACCTTGGCGGGCCGACGAGAAAACGCTGGTTGCTCGAACGCGAAAATCCGCGAACGGCTGGAGACCGTCGGCCTCCCCTCGAAAAGGGGAGGCCGCATCCGGCAGGAAGCGCTCCAGTGGCGCCCTGA
- a CDS encoding GNAT family N-acetyltransferase: MPGTIESLQHSDLEALALLWRRSREDAQPWLELRMGYTPTEDLAFLRDVIAHECDIWIARDGSTLLGFLALAGEQIEQLYVDPPGQGTGVGTTLLDRARQLSPTCLTLSTHLRNSGARAFYERRGFHAVAFGTSPPPESEPDVTYVWVP, translated from the coding sequence GTGCCCGGCACGATTGAAAGCCTTCAGCACTCGGACCTCGAAGCGCTTGCATTGTTATGGCGTCGTTCTCGCGAAGACGCCCAGCCTTGGTTGGAACTTCGGATGGGCTACACGCCCACGGAAGACCTGGCATTCCTTCGGGACGTCATCGCCCACGAATGCGACATCTGGATCGCACGAGATGGCTCCACCCTGCTGGGATTTCTGGCGCTGGCCGGCGAGCAGATCGAACAGCTCTATGTGGATCCGCCCGGCCAGGGAACGGGCGTGGGCACCACTCTATTGGATCGTGCGCGCCAGCTCTCGCCCACGTGCCTCACTCTCTCCACCCATCTTCGCAATTCGGGAGCACGCGCTTTCTATGAACGTCGCGGCTTCCACGCGGTGGCCTTTGGAACGAGCCCGCCCCCGGAGAGCGAGCCGGATGTCACCTACGTCTGGGTGCCGTAG
- a CDS encoding lysoplasmalogenase, translating into MIWALAVGIAAVAALLLSLYQGFRPGIIVAKLTAASSFVWACLVWGGMASTYGQIILVGLLLCWLGDALLLPPGQSLWFRLGIAAFLSGHLAYAIAFLQGPLSLVGLAVSAIALGVFAFLVLRWLAPHVPEEFKIPVIAYLVVISMMTVLAIGSSVATGRPAAAIGAVAFALSDVSVSRERFVAPGFVNGAWGLPVYFASQFVLASTVLTPLQ; encoded by the coding sequence ATGATCTGGGCACTCGCAGTCGGCATTGCAGCGGTCGCAGCGCTCCTCTTGTCGCTGTACCAGGGCTTTCGCCCCGGAATCATCGTGGCGAAGCTGACGGCCGCGTCCTCATTCGTTTGGGCCTGCCTTGTCTGGGGCGGCATGGCCAGCACCTACGGACAGATCATCCTGGTGGGTCTCTTGCTCTGCTGGCTCGGAGATGCACTACTCCTTCCACCCGGGCAATCGCTGTGGTTCCGGCTGGGAATCGCCGCGTTCTTGTCAGGCCATCTGGCCTACGCCATCGCGTTCCTGCAAGGCCCGCTCTCGCTCGTGGGCTTGGCTGTCTCCGCGATCGCGCTCGGCGTGTTTGCTTTCCTCGTGCTTCGCTGGCTCGCTCCCCATGTGCCAGAAGAGTTCAAGATCCCGGTCATTGCCTACCTGGTCGTCATCTCGATGATGACCGTACTCGCGATCGGATCCTCCGTGGCCACGGGCCGGCCCGCTGCCGCGATTGGCGCAGTCGCTTTTGCGCTCTCGGATGTCTCGGTCTCGCGGGAGCGGTTCGTGGCGCCTGGTTTCGTGAACGGGGCATGGGGCCTGCCCGTCTACTTCGCCTCCCAGTTCGTGCTCGCATCGACGGTGCTCACTCCGCTTCAGTGA